A stretch of Acidimicrobiia bacterium DNA encodes these proteins:
- a CDS encoding ABC transporter ATP-binding protein, whose translation MIEQNARQGLEASHRGYVLELGKNTYEGTGQELIDDPEVRRAFLGGR comes from the coding sequence ATGATCGAGCAGAACGCCCGCCAGGGACTCGAAGCCTCCCACCGCGGCTACGTGCTTGAACTTGGCAAGAACACCTATGAAGGCACCGGGCAGGAACTGATCGATGACCCGGAGGTCCGTCGCGCCTTTCTTGGTGGTCGGTGA